The sequence below is a genomic window from Ischnura elegans chromosome 2, ioIscEleg1.1, whole genome shotgun sequence.
ctcgattccttgcatacagtccggccggcgagatttgtccgatgacggcacaataaaAGGGGCAGATAACCCTgggccagcacggtttacagccaatcgctgtcccccaaacgcacctaatacacccttgcctagtcatacaacgtcaaATTCATAAGGAGCattgaaataagcctgatccacccaAACACCTAGACCATTCTTCCTATCATCGGAccactctcggcggccggactgtaggtttatcaacttaggaacaaggtttagggacgcatctagttcgtatatcggactgactgcgttcgggaagatatcaacccacAGATTGCATCATACTGCATTCTTCTATCGAGAAACTGAAACGTATTttcctatttatatatattttcacgtAATATAAACTCGTTtattatatactgttttttttcgacgattccgtaaaaaaaacgttattacgaacctccggtttttcggtcccgtgaacttcgtaataacgagagtctactgtacacccttatcctcatgttttctcCCACACACAGAAATctttttaacacaaaaatttcacacatacttttttatctttttttgacatttcacaaatagtgtctATTGTGTATCTTTTGTACTGTTAaggtttatataccattttttatatgtttgcattgacgctatcgaggggtaaGGCGGAAGAGGGGACTTTGTAGTCTCAATCTCGTCCGAATAAAGgcaaatacttattattattattattattcttctcTCACCCAACGAACAGCGTTCAGTGCATCTTTGCGTGGTGGTTGAGCGTGCTCTTCTGCGAGAAGCGCTTGTGGCACGCGCCACATGCAAAGGGCCTCTCCCCCGTCTGCACCCACATGAGAGTGTGCAGGCGCCGCAGGATCTCGTTTGGGGTTGATATCCGTGATGCTGTTTCCCACCCATGGGTGGCGGCGATGGCAAGGATCCTAGTACGGTTGTACCCAATATTCCTCTTAGTGGTCGAAAGATTCGGCCGTTCTGACCCCAATGTGAGTAAGAGATGGTGCTGGTGAGCTTCGGGGAGTCCTTGTTGTTTGCCAGGAGCGTAAGCAGCCCTAGAACCTCCTGGTCTGCAGGTGTGGGCAGCATTCCGGGCGCGGTGGCCGGGAGAAGCTGTCGAAAGCCTTGTTCCAGGGACAGGGCCTGGGAAGCTGGCTGCGATGCCAGAGGCTGTGACCCAAGGTATTGCGATGGTTCTAGTGTGGAAGGCAGCAATGGTTTTGTAACGATAGGAGAAACATcggcgtaaaaatttaaatgtcatgCTGAGCGAACAGAAACTAcatgacagaaataatgaattcttaaggccgctttacacggggcatggaattgcaccGGTTAGaggtgcattaatttctaaaatggcgtggaattgcacgaatgcatgaacgaaattagaacaggggctattctgccatctcgcatccacgcattctcgcatgtgttctagcaattcactgctttacacgacacaattttgattgcgccttcggacgtatgtcagattgcacaattccatgtaccgtgtaaaacggcttttagaaTAGTAAAAGAAGAGATTTCTTATTATTGTCAAGCCTATAATTTTTCCAGCGCCCTTGAAAGAGTTCTGATGCCCTGAAATATTATAATCACCTGGAAAGCATCAACAATCTCGATTACAACATCAAAATATTACCCCAAAAGCCATCCCAATGGCCGAGGGTGAAATCAATTTATTCAGGCTGTGTAACTGATTAAATTTGtatagtaaaacctctttacatcgtaatggacgggaccaaaattttggcaatttgatgtatggaggttcactatagagaggttttagtggtaggcaccaatttttcatatccttgggaaatgaaaggtgctactgtctattaaaccattatattaatatatttaaacatataggtatgcataagtgaacatatatttacaatttaatgattacacaaaggtataACTAAATTGttgaagaggcctttttagaaaataaattagttaatgggtgtgcttaaaatttttttctaactctctcgaaataatgttttcaattccacgagcactttttaatgtcattttcactgtaaataaatcactagctgttttcgttaatgcctttttaCTTAAGAATTAATTCCCTGGtgtaagggttgtaatttactaattgtgttcggaggaaagaacaatagttttatatttctaaacataatttcttcatccttgtatttaactgcctgagttttttttatttgtgcagcctagccagtttcttctgtttttcctcggttgtttgaaatagatgtgagggtgaatgatggtattccaaaggtcactgccttctgcctgtcctcgtaggtggctaggaaaattgctaattatgtggcaatgtcaagcagtcgccttcttttttttcttgaatccATCATCATCCTATGATTAATTacgtaattttcatattttatggcaattaattgaaaatactccttattatatcttttagaattgatttatcattcttataacatgtgacttgttaaagattataaaaaaataaataaacacgtgactatggcaaaaaatagacaaaaaattgagcgtaattttgaaaattttgttgaattccctctctccaaaatacaatgcacggagcgttccgaagaaaaactctgttgagggcacacagaaacgcttggtctgcgaaaggacgtgatttccagTGGCCCGAGTCTTGAAATTTTCGTTACTCACCGAACACAAATCGACGTTTTCGTTATCATCGGTAACTTCGTTAGCCTCATAGCGAATTTCGGCATCAACGAATCGCGGAGCAAGTCCTTAATTTTTTCGTTAACAGTACAGCgagtaatgcctcattcacattacgatagtccgagccgtcgtcctgacgatagttgaccaaactagccgtgtgaatgcaagttctgactatagtagacgtagttccgaacgttgccactttacgatggttaggcgctgggagaccggaaacggaagcgacaacagagagacgaaaagctcgtgaagctcccATTTCGAATCATGGAATTGACGCAGCAGGGACGCATCTGGGGCGAAGAGGAAGTAGTTGCCCTGATTAATATATATTCTGAGGAAGAAATTCAAAACAAGtaaatgaagtatattttttcttaataattataTACAGTATGTACTTGTATGAGTTAATCTGGAGTAGAACTTAAAGGAAATCAGCGTGTTCGGCCATGCACATGGCGTAAAGTATTGATTGTCCGAATATTGTGATCCCACAGCTATGGTAATGTGATTAAGTTAGATTGAGTTACTTAAAGGTTAATAAGGTCATAATATGTATTAAATCATCTTCGAAGTATGAAATTTAAAAGGCCGACCTTTGAAGAACATTGCCATGCTTCCGCTCGACGGTGTGTGTTGATATGGTCCGTAAAGCTATTGTTAAAGTGTAGAAGCTGGCTTGAATATTGTTTTCAGGAAGAGAGCATTTATGTGCCATTAATATTTTCCAGGAATTGATCAATTAAATCCGAAACGACTACCTTTGGAAAGCAAATGACGATGATAGTTTAATTAAGATTTCTTCCATTTATTCTCGTTTAAATTTGGCATTGGCTAAGTGTGTGAATGAATTTATGCATACGTTTATGCAGTTATGGATAATTTGTGCGTAGGAAATCGTGTGTGATATTATGATATGCTCCTCCATTGTGAAACATTGTTTCCATAgattattttaagatatatgtTTCCATAGATATTTTCAAGTTGTAGACATTTTCTCGTAATTGAACTAGTCAAAATAGTGTCGGTTGCAGGagctattattatttaatatcctttGATACGTGTGCAATAGATAACCGACAGTCACTTATTGTAACTTCTTTTCTTACGTATTCATTTTTTGGTCGGCGCAGTGCTTTTTGGTTTGTTTACTTTTAAATATCGTTATAGCTATCACTAGTGATCCGAAGTTAAAGATTAATGGTAGTTATTTGGAAGGCCAAATTTAATGAACATTCGGAGTAAGTAATGTTCAAAGTGGCTGGGTTTTAACGTTATGAATCGCTCTGATTCATTCGGTTTTCCCCGCTATTCttccttattaaaattaaatttgttcaCTGTATATTTTAGTTGTATTTTTATAAGCTTATTTCTATGcctattttgttaaattttggctacatttaatttcaagaataacTACTGACAGtaactgcaaatatttaatgcatgaggTGGGGTCGCCAAAAAAAGATGAATGTTATTATTATCACACTCTTCACTTTACAAGATGTTTTGATGGTATCTTTATCACTCTCTTAGAGTGAAGAACCACCAAAGAAAGCATGGGGTGGTGTGGCAGCTCCTTGCTGAGAGGATGGCAGCAGGAGGGTACCCCAGGACAGCCTCTCAAGTGAGGGATAAATTAAATAATCTAAGGAAGAGGTATTTGGAGCTGAAGAGGTCCCTGAGGTCTGGAGATTCTCCACCGGAGTGGAGGCATTGGGAGGCCCTGCATATGCTGTATTCCAGCTCTCCAGCAGGGACTCCCGAAGCATTGGTGGATTCCCTGGTGTCTTCGTGAGTATCAGTAGTTACTTTTCCTTTGCATAGTTCATGCATCGGTGACTGCCCTGATATAAATGTTTACCTGTTTATGGTTTTGAAAAAAACGTGATGCATTCAAACATCAATCATTTAGTGGGGCAGTATCTGTCACTCTTGCGAAGGATTTCATTCCCTGGATTGTTTTATTCCTCAAACCAGATCTTTGTGTACTTGTTTCATTCGCAAATTTAAAGAAGTCGTCCCATTACTCATCTTTCAACtcgtaacacctaattttgagtagcttgttttggattttggtgtgacgtaatacaagcaataataagcagcagaggtggagtgaggtaattgttgacggcgcgggaggaagtgAAAAGTCGGAAGTCGGATTGTGAttgttatggcggacgggtgttcccttgctcccgagtttgtattatcaataaaatatttgtaagtgaagtgaaactaagagaaattaattaaaacgttacaaGCTTGTATTTTGAGGGAAACATCTTCATTTGTGGCGGTATTAAATTCCAGAGTCTGTATCATTGCAAATCACAAATGACAATCGAATCTAGGATCATGTGTGTATTGACCCTCTTTGTAAATCATCCATTTAACTTATGACAAATAGCTAATATTGAGGAACCACAATTGTACTTTGTGAAACACCACGGACACTGAATAAAACGGACAGAGGTTTCCACTTTCTCAGACTCTAAGGTCCTGATAATAACTGAGAAAGTGGAAATGTCAGTTTTAATAAGTCTGTAGAATTTTTTATTGCGAATTCATTTATGTAATCACCATGTCAACATTTTTGTTAGTGCTAATAATCATCTATTTCATGATAGGGAGGTAGCAACAAATGAGGAAGGCACCGGGAGTCCAAGGATGACCTCAGGGACCTCTGCCAGAGGAATGAGGAAGAGACGGCGGAGAGACCCAGCGGAGGCACTGTGGGCAACCCGGGAGGATATCCGAGCAGCTTTGGCGAGGATggaagaaagggaggagaggGCATTGGTGTGCCTTGAGCAAACCGCGGAAGCTGTGAGGAGAGGATCTTTCGTTGTTCCACACCCTTACCCCAGCCCCCCTATATCACTGCCCCCTTCAAGCCCCTCTGTCTCCATGCCTCTTCCCTCCCCCTCTGTCTCCATGCCTCTTTCCTCCCCCTCTGTCTCCATGCCTCTTCCCTCCCCCTCTGTCTCCATGCCTCTTTCCTCCCCCTCTGTCTCCATGCCTCTTCCCTTCCCCTCTGTCTCCATGCCTCTTTCCTCCCCCTCTGTCTCCATGCCTCTTTCCTCCCCCTCTGTCTCCATGCCTCTTTCCTCCCCCTCTGTCTCCATGCCTCTTTCCTCCCCCCCTGTCTCACTGCTCACCAATCCTCAGCCCTCTACCTCTCAGCCTTCTTCCAGACTCTCCCCCCAAAATCTCCTTTCCCTTCTTTCCCAGGATTCTCACACCACCCTATTGGTGAAATTGCCTGATGGTACTTTTAaatcttttatgataaataaaaaacatgaataagaaatatttgaaaaaaaatttattgcaactGTTCTGCCAGCAGCAGCCGCTTCTCTACCCCATCAAGGTAAACGTCACCATGATTTTCAAACCCTGGTTGAGGGAACTGGTCATTTGCCTCCTCTATCCATTCAGGCCAAACAGGTTCGTTATTGGCCTCACAAATATTGTGGAGTATGCAGCATGTATTCACTATTGATACAAGCTTTCCAACCTCCACGTCGGCAGCTTTCAGGAGGACCCGCCATCTGCCCTTCAGCCGCCCGAATGCATTCTCGACGACCATGCGAGCTCTTGATAACCTGAAGATGGTGAAAGGGCAATGATATTATTGATTACACTCAGATATATTGTTTTCACTAATAGCATTTGGAAGTTATAGCAAAGAATGGGACAttacttatattttccatttgGAAATTGTTACTTACCTATAGTTAAAAAGTTCTTCACATGGTCGCCGAGGCTGCTGAAAGGGCTTCAACATATGTTGCCCCAGGGGAAAGGCCCCATCACCAACCAAATGGTAATGATTGGGTATTTCCCCTGAGGTTAACTTTCTCCATAGTGCACTGGCACGCAGGACTCCAGCATCATTCACCCTCCCCGGGTATCCAACGCTGACGTAGGTAAATCTGAGGAAAAAATTACAGGTTACAACAGTGCTGAGCAAAGAAATCGATTGTTTTTTCCAAAAGCGTTAAGATATTTACAATACCTGTATGCACTATCGACGACAGCCAGCAAAATGATGGAGTGCCATCCCTTATAATTATAGTAGTCCCCCCCCTCGTGGGAGGGGGTCTTAATGGGGATATGGCACCCATCCACGGCCCCGATGACTCCTGGGAAGTCCCATCTATATTGAAATTGGTTTGCAGTGGCCCTCATATCCTCCTCCGTCGCCGGGAACCGAATTCTGGGGTGGTACTCCAGGCGGACGGCGGCACAAAATTCTTCTACGATCGCCGACACCGTAGACCGTCCCACGCCGAAAGTCATGCCCACCACCCCATAATCCGACCCCGACTTGAGGAAGTAGAGGGCTATGGCCACCTTCTTCCTCACCGGGATAGCCTCCCTCATCTGTGTGTCCTGCCTGGCCAAAGTTTCCCCCAAGTCTCTGCATATTATACTGAAATTTTCCCTGCATAGCCGAAAAGTTTTCTGAAAAACATCCTCTGGCCAGGCAGGCACATCTCTCTCCCAAAAACCTTGGGCGCGCACAAACCTCCACGCCCTTCTCGCAGCCCTCCGCCGCATTCGCATTACCAGCGCCTCATCTATATCGATCATCCTCGCAAGGAGGTGAAGCCGTCTGTTACGGATATCGATGTACCTTCGGTATCCGGCCATCAACTGAAGAATAAGGGCGTCCATATTTCTTTGGTCTCAACCACGGCAACCTACAAGATcagaataacatattttttcagagatACATGTACTTCCCCCTCCTTATGAAATACGCTTTCGCGCATGTAATACCTTAAATACGcgttgaaatttaaaatgatgCCTAAAATACACTatgaaatatatgtaataatttctTAAATACATAGTGATATCGGAAACTTACTTAAATCAACCGCTTTGTTTACCGCGAGTCACTTGTTTCCTTTGGTTTCAAGGTTTCaacactggagggcagcacaggttcgaccatcgttgtgtgaatgcacgatagttccgacgacggctcggacgatcgtaatgtgaacgaggcataatctTCGTTTCGTTATTCCCGCTGGTGCTGCAGCGACGTCTGTGGCTTTGTACCAAACTAAAACAAATGACTGCTCTAACGCAATCGTACCCCAACCCACCGTTACTGATGGTTACTATGGATTCTTAcagtgtttatttttcctttggagCGACTAGTGCAGCTTAGGAGCGGATTTTTGTAATCatacattgtaataaaaatataatggagagTGTAGGTAAGAAAAGAATGAGCAAAGTCTTCGAGAAGCAGCAGGAGCTAATGCTTGAACTTTATACGAGGCATAAAACTATTTTAACCGGAAAGCTTGGCCCTAAGGTAACAAGCAAATCTAAACAGAAATGCTGGGAAACTATCGCACAGCAATTAAATGCAGCAGGCCAGGGTTCAGCGAAGGACGAGGAGAAGTGGAAGAAGGTAATGTTTTGCTGATTATGACTGAACTAAATCttggaaaatgtaaacattattgaAAAACTTCAGTCCAGAAGTAAGTAATGCCGTTGAAGTGAAATAACTTGAACTGTAATCATTTAGATGAAATTAATTGGATGTCTTTGGAAAAAGGTGTTTATTTATTCGGTTCCTCTCTTCGTAATTCATGCTCCTTGTTCTAACGTTCTCATCAAGTCTGTTAACTGCTTTTGAATTCAGAATAGTTTTGCGCGTTATAATTCATGTATCAATGGTTAGCTAAAAGTGCTTGCAACATTGATTTTGAGACAGACATGGGCAGACTGGAGAAGCTCAGTTAAAGCAAAAGCGTTGCGTCTCCAGAAATATCATAAAGAGACAGGTGGGGGAGGCATgtcaaaggaaaatttaagcCCATTGGAGGAAAGACTTTTAGAAACTGTTGGAAAAGTTTGTACCTACCGAGATCCAGGTTGTAAGGAATCGCTTGTGGAGGTATTTTTGATAAACTTCAGTATATTTGAGCTAAGTATGTATGATTATTTTGATTCCTTAGTATTTGTTAACATTAcggaatttccattttaaaaggaGGAGATTTCAGTTGATAATGAGGAGGTCCTGTCAGCCAtaggtttgtaaaaagctgtcACCTATTCATAGTTTGTAGCATATTTGGATATAGGGcctcattaatatattttattactggTAGGGCAAGTGCTCATGGACTTTGGATGTAGTAGTAGCTTTGAAGATAATACCAATGCAGGTGTGTACTGGAAAATGACAATTTTCCAAactcaaatacatacaatatgaTTCTTGGTTTTCTTATAAACAAGCAGTGAGAAAAGGTGCAATGCACACTTAAGGAATGATaaaagagttttaaataaataacttgtgCTAAGAGATATGCTCTGGTGTGATCAATGCCAATTGATGGAAATTAAAATGATTGTATTACACAGTAAGAGAACCCTCCTCGCCCTTGGAAGAGATAGTGCCTCCACCCTCTCCATTTTTGTCAAGACAGATATCTCCTCATTCTTCCCCAATTAATAGGAAttttgtgaaagagaagagaaaactcAAAGGTATAAAACTAAGAGTGTTTCATAGGTATAATTGAAGTACCTGGTGAACCATGGTGAATTGATAACTACCACATTAATGCttatattaattactttaatttcatttgttgaaTCTTTCCTTCCTGATTAACAGGCAAGAACATTTCTCCTTATGAAAGAACGACGGAAAGGCTTTCTCAGATAGaggaagagaaattgaaatttaaaaaagagattgaaggaaaaatgttaaacgttcttaatcaaattttaaaatctttaaatgacCTCCAACAAACTGAAAGTAGAAAAGCAGCTGCAGCTGAGAAGCAAGCTGATGCTTTTGAAAAGATTTCAGAATGcctacaaaattatttaataaaaaagtaatttgaacCTATGTTACATCTATGGCATCagatttgtttgaaatattttaaataataataataaatatcaatatttaattgcCAAAGGATCAGAAAGCAATGAGTGCATTGATTCAGATGTATGGTTTTTAGAAAATAGTAAAAGCATCACCAGCAATATCATTATGTTTACGATGGGTAaaaatgggaatggtcaattctGCCATCAGCATTTTAGTAGAGGTGCTAAAGAAATGCACTACCATTAGTCATTGAAGTCATTGATTTAGATGCATGTAGAGGTAGAAGTACATGGTACACTTAGGGGCAATGTTTGGATGAATACAAAAAGActtaagaatttacaagttttcatAGTAATCCTATTTTGAGAGGAGAAATACCTTCACTTTATCCATGAAAGCCTTATCAGTTGGgaaatctttattttaaaggGAATTTTATAGTAAAGTTGCAGCCCCATACGTTGAGGCCCTATAGGTGATTTCCTAGTTCATACAAATGGTTGGTGCAGATCATTTTGTTTTCAGTTGGAGTACTGGTGAACATCTGAGTTGAAGTAATATTCGTTCATGTTTTTTTGTGTAAAGAATGTTTAAATTATGCTCACTCaagaaagggtaaaatttttaacttcttgAATGGTAATGTCTGCATGGGCTGTTGTTATTGGCATGAGGTATAATTCAAACAACCTTCTTTTGAATATTGAACAATTTCAAGACAGAGGAAGTTCACCAAAagattatatgtactatatgaTGCATGGGAGTGGAACAAGCCTTAGTAAATGTTATAGAGAATGTCAGTTGACTCCGTTTAGCGGATGGATCTAATGAggaagcagatgaagctaaatttGTTGACCAAAAACAAATATGGGTATCCCATGAAACATTTGAGTCTATGTGCATCCTTAAATATTTGGCTGAATTATCTTGAGGAATATGCGtgccattaattattataattacacattgctgcaggtagactattgcctggtggcagcattagatgtacatgaataacaaatgtgtacatccAAAGTTTCTATCtttctaatacaaagtttagaaacagaattgacacccatgataaaaataatccactaattctaatctcacaCTACTAAGAATAACATTGCAAAGTTGTGCCAatgaaccaatttcaaacaatccattaaatacattaattctaatataataggtaccactaaaaaatgagcattaacccaatttcacactctcccttttaaacaaCTATGTAATTAGTCAATAAGTGAtgacacttcttcctaaaaaatgtATGGGGATAGGGAAATGCCCCTCTTAGGCTTTTGTATATTTCTGAAATACATTGTGTGACTTCACAATGTTCAGTTTAAGGGAGTTCTTAAGCCATCAGCGATTCACTGACAGTTAAACCATCGGTGATGAGAGATTGAAGActgaagaaaaaacaatgaatttagtGTCATCTGAATGCAGAGTTGGATAAATACCAGCTATTTTAGGGATAGTATGTGGTATTATAATCAGGTAAGTCATTTAAACCTAAAGGTTGATTAAATCATACACTCATTTTTGGTGCCACTTGCTCCGAAGGAGAAATTGTTTATTCACAACTGGATGTTTTACTGCATCAACAGTACAGAATTCATCGATTTTCATACAGGagattaattacaaaataactgGTGAATTACAAAACGAGTGATGATGTAGATCGGCATGGTTGACTATTTTCTAAGGATAATAAATACCATTCAGTTTAACTAAATTAGGAAAACCGAGCTCTAATAATTTGGCGACGAATTCTTAGGGCTTCATTATGAGCATGATGCTCAATATCTTCCCTTGCATAACCTGCAGCTCTATTTGCCGGAGGAAGCTGTATATTATCATCTTCCAAGTTATACCTCTTGCACATGTTGTGTATAACAACACAAGTGTTAACGATTAATGAAGCTCTCTCAGGGGAATAATGTAGTCCTCTCTCAGATAGCAAGCATCGAAACCTACTCTTGAGGACACCGTTGCATCTTTCAATGCAGTTTCTTGCAGCAGCATGTGCCTCTGTATACCTGTTCTCTGGGGTTCCTGGTATTGCATTTAATACTGGTGTCATCAGCCAAGGCTGAAGAGGGTAACCACTATCCCCTGGGATGAAAACAAAGTATTTCATTTTGGTATTTAGCACTTCTTTATAAAACCGACAGAATGGGTGCTTACTCAATTTGATGATTAATACATTCTTGTCAACTTGAAAAGTAAACTGTAGCATACCTATAAGCCATCTATCTAGGGTTCCTACAGAATGAGCATTTTCCAATGCCCTGTATATGTTTGAGCTCCTTCAAATGAAGGAATCATGTGTTCCCCCAGGGTATCTTGcgttaacatttaaaatgtttaaatcatAGTCACATATCTGATTTTAAAGGGAAACAAGCAAGAAATAGTAGGTAATTATCTACATAGGCTGTTTAACCAATATTCAtgctacatatgtatattaccaGCTGAACATTTATGGAATGATAACCATGCCTATTAACGTAAAGGTGTTCAGGATATACTTCATCATTTACATGGGGAGCCTTGATCTTCACGTGCGTGCAATCAATTGCACCGAGAATACCGGGGAAATTCTTTTCCTCCAAAAATCTGCAATTTAGACTTAGTTAGATTTAGTTAGGAATATCATCAATAATTATGTCCAACGttgaataccgtataagcttgtgtaagaggcgcacacgtgtaagaggcgcacccctattttgaggaaggaagctacagtaaactcttgattttacgaagcaggattttacgaagttttcgattatacgaagtgatattgcggtcccggtgaaaagcctatgctaaatacatggcgctattcgattatacgaaattttttgaatttacgaacctcggctc
It includes:
- the LOC124153310 gene encoding WAS/WASL-interacting protein family member 3-like, with protein sequence MELTQQGRIWGEEEVVALINIYSEEEIQNKVKNHQRKHGVVWQLLAERMAAGGYPRTASQVRDKLNNLRKRYLELKRSLRSGDSPPEWRHWEALHMLYSSSPAGTPEALVDSLVSSEVATNEEGTGSPRMTSGTSARGMRKRRRRDPAEALWATREDIRAALARMEEREERALVCLEQTAEAVRRGSFVVPHPYPSPPISLPPSSPSVSMPLPSPSVSMPLSSPSVSMPLPSPSVSMPLSSPSVSMPLPFPSVSMPLSSPSVSMPLSSPSTLPPKSPFPSFPGFSHHPIGEIA
- the LOC124154757 gene encoding uncharacterized protein LOC124154757, translating into MSKENLSPLEERLLETVGKVCTYRDPGCKESLVEEEISVDNEEVLSAIGQVLMDFGCSSSFEDNTNAVREPSSPLEEIVPPPSPFLSRQISPHSSPINRNFVKEKRKLKGKNISPYERTTERLSQIEEEKLKFKKEIEGKMLNVLNQILKSLNDLQQTESRKAAAAEKQADAFEKISECLQNYLIKK
- the LOC124154756 gene encoding putative nuclease HARBI1 — encoded protein: MDALILQLMAGYRRYIDIRNRRLHLLARMIDIDEALVMRMRRRAARRAWRFVRAQGFWERDVPAWPEDVFQKTFRLCRENFSIICRDLGETLARQDTQMREAIPVRKKVAIALYFLKSGSDYGVVGMTFGVGRSTVSAIVEEFCAAVRLEYHPRIRFPATEEDMRATANQFQYRWDFPGVIGAVDGCHIPIKTPSHEGGDYYNYKGWHSIILLAVVDSAYRFTYVSVGYPGRVNDAGVLRASALWRKLTSGEIPNHYHLVGDGAFPLGQHMLKPFQQPRRPCEELFNYRLSRARMVVENAFGRLKGRWRVLLKAADVEVGKLVSIVNTCCILHNICEANNEPVWPEWIEEANDQFPQPGFENHGDVYLDGVEKRLLLAEQLQ